One genomic region from Cataglyphis hispanica isolate Lineage 1 chromosome 11, ULB_Chis1_1.0, whole genome shotgun sequence encodes:
- the LOC126852623 gene encoding cytochrome P450 4C1-like, with product MQITYLSSSLEVLWKLLCILGDTYYPIGKIWSFFIYVVTIRHPDDLETILSSTKHIEKGFPYKVLHPWFGTGLLTSTGTKWYARRKILTPAFHFNILNQFVDILIKESDYMTKSLKDVGETVVKDLIPFISEHTLYVICETAMGISLRKEFPKEFQQQYRNAVNDITKLAVYRITRPWYYSDLLFSLSSQGRKQKKILKILHGFTEKIIAERKLYHKLTNYRYLKNLENNKEVDINDVEIFGIKKKRLAMLDLLIATSLDSDLNRDNLLTDLDIREEVDTFMFEGHDTTAMGITFALLLLAEHKDIQERVRVEIDHVMQESGGKLTMTALQNLTYLERCLKETLRLYPSVFLILRNVGEDVKLNSYIIPAGTILHLNIYGVHTDPNFWPNPEVFDPDRFLPERIHNRHPYSYLPFSAGPRNCIGQKFGMLEMKAMIASLVHNFYLEPVDYLKNIRLKADLIIRPSHPVHVKFIPIIRK from the exons ATGCAGATTACATATCTAAGCTCTTCTCTCG aggTACTATGGAAACTACTGTGTATTCTAGGTGATACGTATTATCCCATTGGTAAAATATGGAGTTTCTTCATCTATGTTGTGACTATTCGTCATCCAGATGATCTCgag ACAATACTAAGCAGTACCAAGCACATCGAGAAAGGTTTTCCATATAAAGTATTACATCCATGGTTCGGTACAGGACTTCTCACGAGTACAG gcACTAAGTGGTATGCGCGACGAAAGATATTAACACCtgcatttcattttaatatattaaatcaatttgttgatattttaatcaaagaaaGCGATTATATGACAAAATCTTTGAAAGATGTCGGAGAGACAGTTGTGAAAGATTTAATACCATTTATTAGTGAACATACTTTATATGTCATATGCG AAACTGCCATGGGCATCTCTCTGCGAAAAGAGTTTCCAAAAGAGTTCCAGCAACAGTATCGAAATGCGGTTAACGATATAACCAAACTAGCGGTTTATag AATAACCAGACCTTGGTACTACAGCGATTTGTTATTCTCATTATCGTCACAaggaagaaaacaaaaaaaaatcttgaaaatattgcatGGATTTACGGAAAAA ATTATCGCAGAGAGAAAACTTTATCACAAACTTACCAATTATCGATATctgaaaaatcttgaaaataataaagaggtGGATATAAATGATGTTGAAATATTTGGAA ttaAAAAGAAACGACTAGCTATGTTAGATCTTTTAATAGCTACATCTTTAGACTCAGATCTCAATAGAGACAATCTTTTGACTGATTTGGACATCAGAGAAGAAGTCGATACCTTTATGTTTGAG GGTCACGATACTACAGCGATGGGTATAACCTTTGCTTTGTTACTATTAGCTGAACACAAAGATATCCAG GAACGTGTGAGAGTTGAAATCGATCACGTGATGCAAGAAAGCGGAGGGAAACTTACCATGACAGCCttgcaaaatttaacatatttagaAAGATGTTTAAAGGAAACACTACGTTTATATCCTagcgtatttttaatattacgaaATGTTGGAGAAGATGTAAAACTAA attcatatattatacctGCTGGAACGATCTTACATCTTAATATTTACGGAGTTCACACAGATCCCAATTTTTGGCCAAATCCAGAGGTGTTTGATCCGGATAGATTTTTGCCCGAAAGGATACACAATCGACATCCTTATTCCTATCTACCCTTCAGCGCAGGACCGAGGAATTGTATAG GTCAAAAATTCGGTATGCTGGAGATGAAAGCTATGATAGCTTCTTTggtgcataatttttatttggaacctgtagattatttaaagaatatccGGTTAAAGGCCGATCTCATAATTCGTCCCTCTCATCCGgttcatgtaaaatttatccCAATCATCCGTAAATAA
- the LOC126853093 gene encoding cytosolic 10-formyltetrahydrofolate dehydrogenase isoform X1, translating to MLGLRNFIRRRNFVLNTSTMAQLKVAIIGQSPFAAEVYKLLRQNGHQITGVFTIPDKGNREDALAITAKADNTPVFKIKAWRSKGVALPEILELYKGIEADLNVLPFCTQFIPMEVINHPRHRSICYHPSLLPRHRGASAISWTLIQGDKTAGFSIFWADDGLDTGPILLQRSCKVEPNDTVDSLYNNFLYPEGIKAMGEAVDLVAKKLAPMIPQSEEGATYDPLLNKKELQKIDWTKPAKEVHDFIRGLDSTPGAWTILNNEEVRLFGSSLRSNGKLPEVETEVDLEERKGIVHSGGLLIKAGDGQYVNVERIKIGTKTIHASKYGQTNDSQIVEFTEEELKIAVVLRRIWTDILKVDIEEETDFFASGAGSMDVVRLIEELKDNIGVSLQNTDVFMAPIFKEFATAVVLAARGNVAAKEIKYDAVILEANNMTLRFPKQLFIDGEFVNGHDKPINTINPHDESVICSVESASEKDVDRAVKAAKKAFEQGEWGKISARERGALLFKLANLMEQHKEELATLESIDSGAVYTLALKTHVGMSIETWRYFAGWCDKIHGSTIPISHARPNRNLTFTRREPIGVCGLVTPWNYPLMMLSWKMAACLAAGNTVVMKPAQASPLTALKFAELSALAGIPPGVINIVCGFGSTVGNAIVGHPFVRKLGFTGSTEIGQTIMKCCAESNLKKVSLELGGKSPLVIFEDTDMQQAVRIAMGSVFFNKGENCIAAGRLFVEETIHDEFVRRVVEEVKKISIGNPLDRSTAHGPQNHQAHLGKLLQFVQVGIEEGATLVYGGKRLNRPGWYFEPTVFTDVKDDMYIAKEESFGPIMVISKFSSKNVDEMIARANNTEFGLASGILTKDISRALRFAEKIEAGTVFINTYNKTDVAAPFGGFKMSGFGKDLGQEALNEYLKTKTVTVEY from the exons ATGCTGGGTCTAAGAAATTTCATCAGGCGACGCAACTTCGTCTTGAATACC TCGACGATGGCGCAGCTCAAAGTGGCTATCATCGGACAGAGTCCCTTCGCAGCGGAAGTCTATAAACTCTTACGACAAAATGGACATCAGATTACCGGAGTATTCACGATTCCGGATAAAGGAAATCGCGAGGATGCCCTAG CGATCACCGCGAAGGCCGACAACACGCCGGTTTTCAAGATCAAAGCCTGGAGGAGCAAGGGAGTGGCCTTACCCGAAATCTTGGAATTGTATAAGGGCATCGAGGCGGACCTTAACGTGCTTCCCTTTTGCACCCAGTTCATCCCTATGGAGGTCATCAATCATCCTCGTCACCGTAGCATATGTTATCATCCGTCTTTGCTGCCCAGGCACAGAGGAGCGAGCGCTATAAGCTG GACTTTGATCCAAGGAGACAAAACCGCGGGATTCTCGATCTTTTGGGCAGATGACGGTCTGGATACCGGGCCGATCCTCCTCCAGAGATCCTGCAAAGTGGAACCAAATGATACAGTGGATAGCTTGTACAACAACTTTCTTTATCCAGAGGGTATCAAGGCCATGGGCGAGGCCGTAGATCTCGTGGCCAAGAAGCTCGCGCCTATGATACCGCAATCTGAGGAAGGTGCGACCTACGACCCGCTACTGAACAAGAAGGAACTCCAGAAAATCGACTGGACCAAGCCGGCGAAGGAGGTTCACGACTTTATTCGTGGTCTGGATAGTACACCAGGTGCATGGACAATACTAAACAACGAAGAGGTGCGTCTATTCGGATCGTCCCTAAGGAGTAATGGTAAATTACCGGAAGTCGAGACGGAGGTCGATCTCGAGGAGCGAAAAGGGATCGTTCATTCGGGCGGTCTTTTAATCAAGGCCGGCGACGGACAATATGTTAACGTGGAAAGGATCAAGATCGGCACCAAGACTATTCACGCCAGTAAATATGGACAGACTAACGACAGCCAGATCGTAGAATTTACGGAAGAGGAACTGAAGATCGCTGTTGTTTTACGTCGAATCTGGACGGATATTCTCAAAGTTGATATCGAAGAAGAAACAGATTTCTTTGCTTCTG GTGCGGGCAGCATGGATGTGGTACGATTGATCGAGGAGCTTAAAGATAATATTGGCGTAAGTTTGCAAAACACGGACGTTTTTATGGCGccaattttcaaagaatttgcCACGGCGGTCGTTCTTGCCGCTCGAGGAAACGTAGCCGCGAAGGAGATCAAGTATGACGCAGTGATATTAGAGGCAAATAATATGACCCTGAGATTCCCTAAACAGCTTTTCATCGACGGCGAGTTTGTCAACGGCCATGACAAGCCTATCAACACGATAAATCCACACGACGAAAGTGTTATCTGCTCGGTAGAAAGTGCGAGTGAGAAGGATGTTGATCGAGCTGTTAAAGCCGCCAAAAAGGCCTTCGAGCAGGGCGAATGGGGTAAAATTAGCGCCAGGGAACGTGGAGCATTATTATTCAA ATTAGCAAATTTGATGGAACAGCACAAGGAAGAACTGGCCACTCTAGAGTCCATCGATTCCGGTGCAGTTTACACACTCGCTTTGAAAACTCACGTAGGCATGTCCATTGAGACGTGGCGATACTTTGCCGGATGGTGCGACAAGATCCATGGTTCGACCATACCTATCTCGCACGCGCGTCCGAATCGAAATCTCACGTTTACACGGCGCGAACCAATCGGTGTTTGCGGTCTCGTCACTCCATGGAATTATCCTCTGATGATGCTCTCATGGAAAATGGCGGCCTGTCTAGCGGCCGGCAATACCGTGGTAATGAAACCGGCTCAGGCCTCGCCACTCACCGCGCTAAAGTTTGCAGAATTGTCTGCTCTCGCCGGAATTCCCCCGGGTGTCATCAACATCGTCTGCGGTTTCGGTAGTACAGTTGGAAACGCCATAGTCGGACATCCGTTTGTCAGGAAGCTGGGCTTCACCGGTTCTACGGAGATCGGCCAGACAATCATGAAATGCTGCGCTGAAAGTAATCTAAAGAAAGTGTCATTGGAACTCGGTGGCAAGAGTCCTCTTGTCATTTTCGAGGATACTGACATGCAGCAGGCAGTCAGAATCGCTATGGGCAGCGTTTTCTTCAATAAGGGCGAGAACTGCATCGCCGCCG GACGACTCTTTGTCGAAGAGACCATCCACGACGAGTTTGTGAGACGTGTGGTCGAAGAGGTAAAGAAGATTTCCATTGGCAATCCGTTGGACAGAAGCACAGCTCACGGGCCGCAGAATCACCAGGCTCATCTGGGCAAACTTTTGCAATTTGTTCAAGTTGGAATTGAGGAAGGTGCTACGTTGGTTTACGGCGGGAAGAGATTAAATCGTCCCGGCTGGTACTTTGAACCGACCGTCTTCACGGACGTCAAGGACGACATGTACATCGCCAAGGAAGAGTCGTTCGGACCAATCATGGTGATCTCCAAGTTTAGTTCAAAGAACGTCGATGAGATGATCGCGCGAGCAAACAATACCGAGTTTGGTCTGGCCTCGGGTATCCTCACCAAGGATATCAGCAGGGCGCTCAGATTTGCGGAAAAGATTGAGGCTGGTACTGTGTTCATCAACACGTACAACAAGACGGATGTGGCGGCTCCCTTCGGCGGCTTCAAGATGTCCGGATTTGGGAAGGACTTGGGTCAGGAGGCACTTAATGAGTATCTGAAAACGAAAACGGTCACCGTCGAGTActaa
- the LOC126853093 gene encoding cytosolic 10-formyltetrahydrofolate dehydrogenase isoform X2: MAQLKVAIIGQSPFAAEVYKLLRQNGHQITGVFTIPDKGNREDALAITAKADNTPVFKIKAWRSKGVALPEILELYKGIEADLNVLPFCTQFIPMEVINHPRHRSICYHPSLLPRHRGASAISWTLIQGDKTAGFSIFWADDGLDTGPILLQRSCKVEPNDTVDSLYNNFLYPEGIKAMGEAVDLVAKKLAPMIPQSEEGATYDPLLNKKELQKIDWTKPAKEVHDFIRGLDSTPGAWTILNNEEVRLFGSSLRSNGKLPEVETEVDLEERKGIVHSGGLLIKAGDGQYVNVERIKIGTKTIHASKYGQTNDSQIVEFTEEELKIAVVLRRIWTDILKVDIEEETDFFASGAGSMDVVRLIEELKDNIGVSLQNTDVFMAPIFKEFATAVVLAARGNVAAKEIKYDAVILEANNMTLRFPKQLFIDGEFVNGHDKPINTINPHDESVICSVESASEKDVDRAVKAAKKAFEQGEWGKISARERGALLFKLANLMEQHKEELATLESIDSGAVYTLALKTHVGMSIETWRYFAGWCDKIHGSTIPISHARPNRNLTFTRREPIGVCGLVTPWNYPLMMLSWKMAACLAAGNTVVMKPAQASPLTALKFAELSALAGIPPGVINIVCGFGSTVGNAIVGHPFVRKLGFTGSTEIGQTIMKCCAESNLKKVSLELGGKSPLVIFEDTDMQQAVRIAMGSVFFNKGENCIAAGRLFVEETIHDEFVRRVVEEVKKISIGNPLDRSTAHGPQNHQAHLGKLLQFVQVGIEEGATLVYGGKRLNRPGWYFEPTVFTDVKDDMYIAKEESFGPIMVISKFSSKNVDEMIARANNTEFGLASGILTKDISRALRFAEKIEAGTVFINTYNKTDVAAPFGGFKMSGFGKDLGQEALNEYLKTKTVTVEY; the protein is encoded by the exons ATGGCGCAGCTCAAAGTGGCTATCATCGGACAGAGTCCCTTCGCAGCGGAAGTCTATAAACTCTTACGACAAAATGGACATCAGATTACCGGAGTATTCACGATTCCGGATAAAGGAAATCGCGAGGATGCCCTAG CGATCACCGCGAAGGCCGACAACACGCCGGTTTTCAAGATCAAAGCCTGGAGGAGCAAGGGAGTGGCCTTACCCGAAATCTTGGAATTGTATAAGGGCATCGAGGCGGACCTTAACGTGCTTCCCTTTTGCACCCAGTTCATCCCTATGGAGGTCATCAATCATCCTCGTCACCGTAGCATATGTTATCATCCGTCTTTGCTGCCCAGGCACAGAGGAGCGAGCGCTATAAGCTG GACTTTGATCCAAGGAGACAAAACCGCGGGATTCTCGATCTTTTGGGCAGATGACGGTCTGGATACCGGGCCGATCCTCCTCCAGAGATCCTGCAAAGTGGAACCAAATGATACAGTGGATAGCTTGTACAACAACTTTCTTTATCCAGAGGGTATCAAGGCCATGGGCGAGGCCGTAGATCTCGTGGCCAAGAAGCTCGCGCCTATGATACCGCAATCTGAGGAAGGTGCGACCTACGACCCGCTACTGAACAAGAAGGAACTCCAGAAAATCGACTGGACCAAGCCGGCGAAGGAGGTTCACGACTTTATTCGTGGTCTGGATAGTACACCAGGTGCATGGACAATACTAAACAACGAAGAGGTGCGTCTATTCGGATCGTCCCTAAGGAGTAATGGTAAATTACCGGAAGTCGAGACGGAGGTCGATCTCGAGGAGCGAAAAGGGATCGTTCATTCGGGCGGTCTTTTAATCAAGGCCGGCGACGGACAATATGTTAACGTGGAAAGGATCAAGATCGGCACCAAGACTATTCACGCCAGTAAATATGGACAGACTAACGACAGCCAGATCGTAGAATTTACGGAAGAGGAACTGAAGATCGCTGTTGTTTTACGTCGAATCTGGACGGATATTCTCAAAGTTGATATCGAAGAAGAAACAGATTTCTTTGCTTCTG GTGCGGGCAGCATGGATGTGGTACGATTGATCGAGGAGCTTAAAGATAATATTGGCGTAAGTTTGCAAAACACGGACGTTTTTATGGCGccaattttcaaagaatttgcCACGGCGGTCGTTCTTGCCGCTCGAGGAAACGTAGCCGCGAAGGAGATCAAGTATGACGCAGTGATATTAGAGGCAAATAATATGACCCTGAGATTCCCTAAACAGCTTTTCATCGACGGCGAGTTTGTCAACGGCCATGACAAGCCTATCAACACGATAAATCCACACGACGAAAGTGTTATCTGCTCGGTAGAAAGTGCGAGTGAGAAGGATGTTGATCGAGCTGTTAAAGCCGCCAAAAAGGCCTTCGAGCAGGGCGAATGGGGTAAAATTAGCGCCAGGGAACGTGGAGCATTATTATTCAA ATTAGCAAATTTGATGGAACAGCACAAGGAAGAACTGGCCACTCTAGAGTCCATCGATTCCGGTGCAGTTTACACACTCGCTTTGAAAACTCACGTAGGCATGTCCATTGAGACGTGGCGATACTTTGCCGGATGGTGCGACAAGATCCATGGTTCGACCATACCTATCTCGCACGCGCGTCCGAATCGAAATCTCACGTTTACACGGCGCGAACCAATCGGTGTTTGCGGTCTCGTCACTCCATGGAATTATCCTCTGATGATGCTCTCATGGAAAATGGCGGCCTGTCTAGCGGCCGGCAATACCGTGGTAATGAAACCGGCTCAGGCCTCGCCACTCACCGCGCTAAAGTTTGCAGAATTGTCTGCTCTCGCCGGAATTCCCCCGGGTGTCATCAACATCGTCTGCGGTTTCGGTAGTACAGTTGGAAACGCCATAGTCGGACATCCGTTTGTCAGGAAGCTGGGCTTCACCGGTTCTACGGAGATCGGCCAGACAATCATGAAATGCTGCGCTGAAAGTAATCTAAAGAAAGTGTCATTGGAACTCGGTGGCAAGAGTCCTCTTGTCATTTTCGAGGATACTGACATGCAGCAGGCAGTCAGAATCGCTATGGGCAGCGTTTTCTTCAATAAGGGCGAGAACTGCATCGCCGCCG GACGACTCTTTGTCGAAGAGACCATCCACGACGAGTTTGTGAGACGTGTGGTCGAAGAGGTAAAGAAGATTTCCATTGGCAATCCGTTGGACAGAAGCACAGCTCACGGGCCGCAGAATCACCAGGCTCATCTGGGCAAACTTTTGCAATTTGTTCAAGTTGGAATTGAGGAAGGTGCTACGTTGGTTTACGGCGGGAAGAGATTAAATCGTCCCGGCTGGTACTTTGAACCGACCGTCTTCACGGACGTCAAGGACGACATGTACATCGCCAAGGAAGAGTCGTTCGGACCAATCATGGTGATCTCCAAGTTTAGTTCAAAGAACGTCGATGAGATGATCGCGCGAGCAAACAATACCGAGTTTGGTCTGGCCTCGGGTATCCTCACCAAGGATATCAGCAGGGCGCTCAGATTTGCGGAAAAGATTGAGGCTGGTACTGTGTTCATCAACACGTACAACAAGACGGATGTGGCGGCTCCCTTCGGCGGCTTCAAGATGTCCGGATTTGGGAAGGACTTGGGTCAGGAGGCACTTAATGAGTATCTGAAAACGAAAACGGTCACCGTCGAGTActaa
- the LOC126853101 gene encoding protein Red, producing the protein MPETEEEMSMSVRLTNDDFRKLLMTPRASVPSATPASVPGTVRDASAKTAQTPQVSGGSRAELRRKKKSFYAKLKKQEEDKMAELAEKYRDRARERRDGTNQDYQAEDPMNNASAYRAVAPDLKSGMDAAERRRQMIQQSKFLGGDMEHTHLVKGLDYALLQKVRSEIEAKEHEQEQEMEKLVKPKEKLKKEPEKKDDEMQFKTKMGRNVYKTIMIMKSKQIERNELFTPGRMAYVIELDDDNADVDIPTTLIRSKADVPTIDNTPTLTTNDIVINKLAQILSYLRQGSRHSKKGKKLKDGRTRGDENEIDIQPRPPVADDSIYGDIGDYMPTVTSKKDSQSRDKKKGSYFDKPESNLDTDDKANAPQLPSVLQQNVVAATDNNAPKKGALLNKLAAEPEGYAECYPGLDEMQDAIDDSDDEVDYTKMDLGNKKGPIGRWDFDTPEEYSEYMNNKEALPKAAFQYGVKMADGRRTRKYNKEKNEKAELDREWQKIQNIMNKRKPTTTIDGASEFKVPRY; encoded by the exons ATGCCAGAAACGGAGGAAGAGATGAGTATGTCAGTTCGCCTGACGAACGACGACTTTCGAAAACTCTTGATGACTCCGAGGGCGTCGGTACCCTCAGCTACTCCAGCTTCCGTACCAGGCACAGTAAGGGATGCGAGTGCAAAGACAGCCCAAACGCCCCAAGTTAGCGGGGGCAGTCGGGCGGAGCTgcggaggaagaagaagagctTCTACGCAAAGTTGAAAAAACAGGAGGAGGATAAGATGGCAGAGCTCGCGGAAAAATATAGGGATCGCGCGAGGGAACGCAGGGATGGTACCAATCAGGATTATCAAGCGGAAGATCCTATGAACAATGCTAGTGCTTACCGAGCCGTTGCGCCGGATTTGAAATCCGGCATGGATGCCGCAGAACGCAGAAGGCAAATGATCCAGCAGTCTAAATTCTTAGGTGGTGACATGGAACATACTCACTTGGTCAAGGGCTTGGATTACGCTCTTCTACAGAAG GTGCGCAGTGAAATTGAAGCTAAAGAACATGAGCAAGAACAGGAAATGGAGAAACTCGTGAAACCAAAGGAGAAATTGAAGAAAGAGCCGGAGAAAAAGGATGACGAGATGcaatttaaaacaaagatGGGCAGGAACGTGTACAAGACTATCATGATCATGAAGTCCAAGCAGATCGAAAGAAATGAGTTATTTACGCCGGGTCGAATGGCATACGTAATTGAGCTGGATGACGATAATGCCGACGTTGACATACCTACGACGTTGATCAGGAGCAAAGCGGACGTGCCGACGATCGACAATACACCGACTCTTACGACCAACgatatagtaattaataaactagCGCAGATTCTCTCATACCTACGCCAAGGTAGTCGACACAGTAAAAAGGGCAAGAAGTTGAAGGACGGGCGGACCCGTGGCGATGAGAACGAGATAGATATCCAACCGCGGCCGCCGGTCGCCGACGATAGTATCTATGGCGACATCGGCGACTATATGCCAACAGTGACAAGCAAGAAGGACAGCCAATCCCGCGATAAAAAGAAGGGCTCGTACTTTGACAAGCCCGAATCTAATCTCGATACCGACGACAAGGCAAATGCTCCGCAATTGCCAAGCGTATTGCAACAAAATGTAGTAGCTGCGACAGATAATAACGCACCTAAGAAAGGTGCATTGTTGAATAAGCTAGCGGCCGAGCCAGAAGGTTACGCCGAATGTTATCCAGGTCTAGACGAAATGCAAGATGCTATCGATGATTCGGACGACGAAGTGGATTACACGAAGATGGATCTAGGTAACAAGAAGGGCCCGATCGGCCGTTGGGACTTTGATACACCTGAGGAATATAGcgaatatatgaataacaaGGAAGCGTTACCTAAGGCGGCCTTCCAGTACGGTGTGAAGATGGCCGACGGCAGGCGCACCAGGAAGTATAATAAGGAGAAGAACGAGAAAGCGGAGCTCGACCGTGAATGGCAGAAGATTcagaatattatgaataagaGGAAACCGACAACGACGATCGACGGCGCGTCCGAGTTCAAAGTACCACGATATTGA